A window from Leguminivora glycinivorella isolate SPB_JAAS2020 chromosome 16, LegGlyc_1.1, whole genome shotgun sequence encodes these proteins:
- the LOC125234804 gene encoding allergen Tha p 1-like, with protein MQLSTILLICTAAHLAHTYDEKYDRIEIENIVANEEIHKAVNDCILGRMDCGPYWDEVRELAAEIAQDRCAHCTARQKVIVRTYITATKSKYPDTWRKIRQMFKKIPQTI; from the exons ATGCAATTATCAACAATTCTACTCATCTGTACTGCAGCCCATCTCGCTCACACCTACGACGAGAAATACGACAGGATAGAGATAGAGAACATCGTGGCCAATGAAGAGATTCATAAAGCTGTTAACGACTGTATTTTAGGAAGGATGGACTGTGGGCCATATTGGGACGAAGTCAGAG AGTTAGCGGCAGAAATCGCCCAGGATCGCTGTGCGCACTGCACTGCACGTCAGAAAGTAATAGTCAGGACATATATTACCGCCACCAAAAGCAAATACCCCGACACCTGGCGAAAGATACGCCAAATGTTCAAGAAGATCCCACagacaatataa